The Deinococcus sonorensis KR-87 genome includes a window with the following:
- a CDS encoding sensor histidine kinase, whose amino-acid sequence MTLPTAPILIVDDQASKRLALAAALEVLEQPIVFAGSGEEALRLLLKGDFAVILLDVRMPGMDGFETASLIRSRPQSESTPIIFVTAYDRAETELLGGYRLGAVDFIFAPVQSEILRAKVGVFVDLHLKTLSLQSQERQLRAFEAQRAQQAQTQLRRESQRARQERDKLSRALDQLADPVFITDRAGTIEYVNPAFETVTGYRRDQALGRRPDLLKSGVHDDAFYADMWTTLARGDTYRGEVVNRRQDGTLYTEEKTLTPLKDPRGNITHFVSTGRDITDRKHMEQELQALTVSLEARVQERTAQLQDMNAELEAFAYSVSHDLRTPLRHIASFADLLHRKAGHELSERSLGYLQTIQEATHRMDRLILGLLDFARTSRQDLDLRPVDLTALVREVIRELPPEDQSDRVRWNVQQLPVVQGDLTALRQVFVNLLSNALKYSCHREEVVIDIWATHQDHEHAVHIRDNGVGFDMAYANKLFGIFKRLHGNSFEGVGVGLSNVKRLVTRQGGRVWAEGREGEGATFSFALPDRERPLELEPVGEVGSETV is encoded by the coding sequence ATGACCCTGCCGACCGCACCGATCCTGATCGTGGACGACCAGGCGTCCAAACGGCTGGCGCTGGCCGCCGCCCTGGAGGTGCTGGAGCAGCCGATCGTGTTCGCCGGCTCGGGCGAGGAGGCGCTGCGCCTGCTGCTGAAAGGCGACTTCGCGGTGATTCTGCTGGACGTGCGGATGCCCGGCATGGACGGCTTCGAGACCGCCAGCCTGATCCGCAGCCGGCCGCAGAGCGAGTCCACGCCCATCATCTTCGTGACCGCCTATGACCGGGCGGAGACCGAGCTGCTGGGCGGCTACCGGCTCGGCGCGGTGGACTTCATCTTCGCGCCGGTCCAGAGCGAGATCCTGCGCGCCAAGGTCGGCGTGTTCGTGGACCTGCACCTCAAGACCCTCTCGCTGCAAAGTCAGGAACGGCAGCTGCGCGCGTTCGAGGCGCAGCGGGCCCAACAGGCGCAGACCCAGCTGCGGCGCGAATCGCAGCGGGCCCGGCAGGAGCGCGACAAGCTGTCGCGGGCCCTGGACCAGCTGGCCGACCCGGTGTTCATCACCGACCGCGCCGGCACCATCGAGTACGTGAACCCGGCCTTCGAGACGGTCACCGGCTACCGGCGAGACCAGGCGCTGGGCCGTCGTCCGGACCTGCTGAAGTCCGGCGTCCACGACGACGCGTTCTACGCTGACATGTGGACCACCCTGGCGCGCGGCGACACCTACCGGGGCGAGGTGGTCAACCGCCGGCAGGACGGCACCCTGTACACCGAGGAGAAGACGCTGACCCCGCTCAAGGACCCGCGGGGGAACATCACGCACTTCGTGTCCACCGGCCGGGACATCACCGACCGCAAGCACATGGAGCAGGAGCTGCAGGCGCTGACCGTGTCGCTCGAAGCGCGGGTGCAGGAGCGGACCGCGCAGCTGCAGGACATGAACGCAGAACTCGAGGCGTTCGCGTACAGCGTGTCGCACGACCTGCGCACGCCGCTGCGCCACATCGCCAGCTTCGCGGACCTGCTGCACCGCAAGGCGGGTCACGAGCTGTCGGAACGCTCCCTCGGGTACCTGCAGACGATCCAGGAGGCCACCCACCGCATGGACCGGCTGATTCTGGGGTTGCTGGACTTCGCCCGCACCAGCCGCCAGGACCTGGACCTGCGCCCGGTCGACCTGACCGCGCTGGTCCGGGAAGTGATTCGGGAGCTGCCGCCGGAGGACCAGTCTGATCGCGTGCGCTGGAACGTCCAGCAGCTGCCGGTCGTTCAAGGGGACCTCACCGCGCTGCGGCAGGTGTTCGTCAACCTGCTGTCGAACGCGCTGAAGTATTCCTGCCACCGCGAGGAGGTGGTGATCGACATCTGGGCCACCCACCAGGACCACGAGCATGCCGTGCACATCCGCGACAACGGCGTGGGGTTCGACATGGCCTACGCGAACAAGCTGTTCGGGATCTTCAAACGCCTGCACGGCAACTCGTTCGAGGGCGTTGGGGTGGGGCTCTCGAACGTCAAACGGCTGGTGACCCGGCAGGGCGGCCGGGTCTGGGCCGAGGGGCGGGAGGGGGAAGGCGCGACGTTCAGCTTCGCGCTTCCGGACCGCGAGCGTCCCCTCGAACTGGAGCCGGTCGGCGAGGTTGGCAGCGAAACCGTCTGA